From Paenibacillus physcomitrellae, the proteins below share one genomic window:
- a CDS encoding alpha/beta hydrolase, producing MERQITIKYGKETIAASLHYPAETPLKEGRCKNRVPLVLICHGFVGSRIGVDRLFVTTARELADAGYLVIRFDYLGCGESTGSYGREGLASMVAQTKAVLDYGISCSDVDPTQVTLIGHSLGGAAAVVTAAADRRVKNLVLWSSVGYPFSDIVKITGRQLYDDAVKFGHSDYLGYELTPVFFESLAAYQPFQEVSKFQGNVLVVHGTSDDVIPVDYAFLYQKVLWTRHEGRCDKEIIFQANHTYSSGEHRAQLIKTTKEWLDGQETLQTQWQNWMI from the coding sequence ATGGAGCGGCAGATTACGATAAAATACGGCAAGGAAACGATAGCCGCAAGCTTGCATTATCCAGCGGAAACGCCTTTGAAGGAGGGGCGCTGTAAAAACCGCGTACCTCTTGTGCTGATCTGCCACGGTTTTGTAGGCAGCCGGATCGGCGTGGACCGCCTGTTCGTTACGACGGCCAGAGAACTTGCGGACGCCGGTTATCTGGTCATCCGCTTCGATTATTTGGGCTGCGGGGAGAGTACGGGCAGCTACGGTCGGGAAGGCCTGGCTTCGATGGTGGCTCAAACGAAGGCGGTGCTGGATTACGGAATAAGCTGCAGCGATGTGGACCCGACGCAGGTGACCTTGATCGGACACAGCCTGGGCGGGGCAGCAGCGGTAGTAACGGCAGCGGCAGACCGGAGGGTGAAGAATCTGGTGCTCTGGTCGAGCGTCGGGTATCCGTTCAGCGATATTGTGAAGATTACAGGCCGTCAGCTGTATGACGATGCCGTGAAATTCGGGCATTCGGATTATCTCGGCTATGAGCTGACGCCAGTCTTTTTCGAGTCGCTGGCCGCTTATCAGCCGTTCCAGGAAGTGAGCAAATTCCAGGGCAATGTGCTGGTCGTTCACGGCACTTCCGATGATGTGATTCCGGTCGATTATGCGTTTCTGTACCAGAAGGTCCTTTGGACCCGCCATGAGGGACGCTGCGACAAGGAGATTATTTTTCAGGCCAATCATACGTATTCGAGCGGCGAGCACCGCGCCCAGCTGATCAAGACGACGAAAGAGTGGCTGGACGGACAGGAAACCCTGCAGACGCAGTGGCAGAACTGGATGATTTAA
- a CDS encoding DODA-type extradiol aromatic ring-opening family dioxygenase codes for MTMPSLFIAHGSPMLALEDSAYTAYLQRLGRRLPVPKAIAIFSAHWDDPQQLLTDADRYEAIHDFYGYPEELYQIRYSIPGDRKIAYEVQNLFQQSNLKFKTVPDRGLDHGAWVVLRRLYPDAEIPALELSIDSKRSPMEQYEIGKMLAALRDKGVLIIGSGALVHNLRLSGDNGPVPQVEAFDQWVSDKISQWNLSELFRFDKLAPNVRDAVPSYAAEHFCPLFYAMGAADNERTAKRLFQDRRPGALNLDVWQFGGTDLGEI; via the coding sequence ATGACGATGCCATCCTTATTTATCGCACACGGTTCTCCGATGCTGGCACTAGAAGACAGCGCATACACCGCTTATTTGCAGCGGCTGGGCCGTCGCCTGCCCGTCCCTAAGGCCATTGCCATTTTCTCGGCCCACTGGGATGATCCGCAGCAGCTGCTGACGGACGCTGACCGTTATGAAGCGATTCATGATTTTTACGGGTATCCTGAGGAGTTGTATCAAATTCGTTATTCGATTCCCGGCGACCGGAAGATTGCTTATGAAGTGCAGAACTTGTTTCAGCAAAGCAATCTGAAGTTCAAGACGGTGCCGGACCGCGGGCTGGATCATGGGGCCTGGGTCGTTCTAAGGCGGCTGTATCCGGATGCCGAAATCCCGGCGCTGGAGCTGTCGATCGATTCCAAACGTTCACCCATGGAGCAGTACGAAATCGGAAAAATGCTGGCCGCCCTTCGGGACAAAGGCGTGCTGATTATCGGCAGCGGAGCGCTGGTGCATAACCTTCGCTTATCCGGCGATAATGGCCCTGTGCCGCAGGTCGAAGCCTTCGATCAGTGGGTCAGCGACAAAATCAGTCAGTGGAACCTGTCCGAGCTGTTCCGTTTCGACAAGCTGGCGCCCAATGTGCGGGACGCGGTGCCTTCGTACGCCGCCGAGCATTTCTGCCCGCTGTTCTACGCTATGGGAGCGGCAGACAATGAACGGACGGCCAAACGGCTGTTCCAGGACCGCAGACCGGGAGCGCTGAACCTGGATGTCTGGCAGTTCGGGGGAACCGATCTCGGCGAGATCTAA
- a CDS encoding DUF3048 domain-containing protein yields the protein MPNQNWRKWSAAAAVFTAAASLLLSACSSKQADEPVPSQPPATESPAPDLAPSPSASAPTGAYTSPLTGLTAEEAVNNRPVAVMINNAPAARPQSGLQDADVVYEVLAEGGITRLVAIFQSAESGGAAKLGPVRSIRPYLIELGESYHGVLVHAGGSPDAYSILQSQHKEELDEIGKAGAYFWRDSARKAPHNLYTSLEKLREGVDKSGFKATDDAVPAYSFRQADEPLTVGEAAAGVQVKFLQESYKVSYRYDAGTQLYTRYIGDKVHADKETGEPLTMSNVIVMGADHKVLDDVGRLSVDLAAGGKALLLQRGRVITGQWVHNQNDVIRFVKDGTEVPLYPGKTYFNIVPNSPDFDSHIQILEGL from the coding sequence TTGCCGAATCAGAATTGGAGAAAATGGTCCGCTGCCGCGGCGGTGTTCACAGCCGCGGCCTCGCTGCTGCTGTCCGCCTGCAGCTCGAAGCAGGCGGACGAGCCCGTGCCGTCGCAGCCGCCTGCGACGGAGTCACCGGCGCCGGACCTGGCGCCGTCCCCTTCGGCTTCCGCGCCAACGGGAGCCTATACGTCACCGCTGACCGGCCTTACGGCCGAAGAAGCGGTCAACAACCGGCCGGTCGCGGTGATGATCAACAACGCGCCGGCGGCCCGTCCGCAGTCTGGTCTGCAGGATGCGGACGTGGTGTACGAGGTGCTGGCCGAAGGCGGGATTACGCGCCTTGTGGCGATTTTTCAAAGCGCGGAAAGCGGCGGAGCGGCCAAGCTGGGGCCGGTGCGCAGCATCCGGCCTTACCTGATCGAGCTGGGCGAAAGCTACCACGGCGTGCTGGTGCACGCGGGCGGGAGCCCGGACGCCTATTCGATTCTGCAGTCCCAGCATAAAGAGGAGCTGGACGAAATCGGCAAAGCGGGCGCCTACTTCTGGCGGGACTCCGCCCGCAAAGCTCCGCACAATCTCTATACAAGTCTGGAGAAGCTGCGCGAAGGCGTGGACAAGTCCGGTTTCAAGGCGACTGACGACGCCGTTCCGGCCTATAGCTTTAGACAGGCGGATGAGCCGCTCACCGTAGGCGAAGCCGCGGCCGGTGTGCAGGTGAAATTTTTGCAGGAGAGCTATAAGGTGTCTTACCGTTACGATGCCGGGACGCAGCTTTATACGAGGTATATCGGCGACAAGGTGCATGCGGACAAGGAAACCGGCGAACCGCTGACGATGAGCAATGTCATCGTAATGGGGGCTGACCACAAGGTGCTGGATGATGTCGGGCGGCTGAGCGTGGATCTGGCCGCGGGCGGCAAAGCGCTGCTGCTCCAGCGGGGCAGGGTCATAACAGGGCAGTGGGTCCACAACCAAAACGATGTGATCCGGTTCGTAAAGGATGGCACCGAGGTACCGCTGTACCCGGGAAAAACGTACTTCAATATCGTGCCGAACAGTCCCGATTTCGACAGTCATATTCAAATTCTGGAAGGCCTGTGA
- a CDS encoding DUF47 domain-containing protein — protein sequence MRVKKKDIFFQTLENMADTIVQAADYFTANVSDFDNISDFAKAMKEFEKKCDEFVHTTIKELNKTFITPIERDDIMGLVTTMDDVIDGLEATVSRFYMYHLGNPDKYIVQFGEILRNSAYEIQKAVHLLSSKKLLAIREHTIRLNDLENQGDELLRICINELFQSVTDPIELIKKKEIYERLETTTDACEHVANMLESIIMRNS from the coding sequence GTGAGAGTCAAGAAGAAGGATATTTTTTTCCAGACACTCGAAAATATGGCGGATACAATTGTACAAGCCGCTGACTATTTTACGGCAAACGTTTCGGATTTCGACAATATTTCCGATTTTGCCAAAGCTATGAAAGAGTTTGAGAAGAAGTGCGACGAGTTTGTGCATACGACCATTAAAGAATTGAACAAAACGTTTATTACGCCTATTGAACGCGATGACATTATGGGTCTGGTCACAACCATGGACGACGTCATTGACGGACTCGAAGCCACAGTATCCCGTTTCTATATGTATCATTTGGGCAATCCGGATAAATATATCGTGCAGTTCGGTGAAATTCTGCGCAATTCCGCTTATGAAATCCAGAAGGCCGTACACCTGCTCTCTTCGAAAAAGCTGCTGGCGATCCGTGAACACACGATCCGCCTGAACGATCTGGAGAACCAGGGCGACGAGCTTCTTCGCATCTGCATCAACGAGCTGTTCCAATCGGTGACCGATCCGATCGAGCTGATCAAGAAAAAAGAAATCTACGAGCGTCTTGAGACGACGACGGATGCCTGCGAGCACGTAGCTAACATGCTGGAATCCATTATCATGCGCAATTCGTAA
- a CDS encoding inorganic phosphate transporter — protein sequence MDTTLLVLGVVIILALAFDFINGFHDTANSIATSVSTRALTPRRAILLAASMNFLGAILFTGVAKTIGGKIADPTTMDNGLEVIIATLLAAIIWNLVTWFFGIPSSSSHALIGALVGAVFVGAGSDQVKWSGFGEILEGLLLSPIIAFIVGYIVMTILKYIFAKRSPHSVNKGFRTLQILTAALQSFTHGTNDAQKAMGIITFALVTSGELSDLTVPLWVKISAALAMALGTSVGGWKIIKTMGTKIFKIEPINGFAADISAASVIFSATLLHLPVSTTHAITPAILGVGAAKRFSAVRWSLAGRIVITWFITIPISAVLAGLIYKLLFGWS from the coding sequence ATGGATACAACTTTGCTCGTATTAGGCGTCGTCATCATCCTTGCGCTTGCCTTTGACTTTATCAACGGGTTCCATGATACGGCGAACTCGATCGCCACTTCCGTTTCGACCCGGGCATTGACGCCGCGCAGAGCGATTCTGCTGGCCGCTTCGATGAACTTCCTGGGCGCGATCCTGTTTACAGGGGTAGCGAAGACAATCGGGGGCAAAATCGCCGACCCGACCACGATGGACAACGGTCTTGAAGTCATAATAGCCACGCTGCTGGCAGCGATTATCTGGAACCTGGTGACCTGGTTCTTCGGCATTCCATCGTCCTCCTCCCATGCGCTGATCGGTGCGCTGGTGGGCGCCGTGTTTGTCGGAGCCGGTTCGGACCAAGTGAAATGGTCCGGCTTTGGCGAGATTCTGGAAGGCTTGCTGCTGTCGCCGATTATCGCTTTTATTGTCGGTTATATCGTCATGACGATACTTAAATACATTTTCGCCAAAAGAAGTCCTCATAGCGTGAACAAAGGCTTCCGCACGCTGCAAATTCTGACGGCTGCGCTGCAGTCCTTCACGCATGGCACTAACGATGCCCAGAAGGCGATGGGGATCATTACCTTCGCATTGGTGACATCCGGCGAGCTTTCCGATTTAACCGTCCCTCTGTGGGTTAAGATCTCGGCAGCCTTGGCTATGGCGCTCGGCACCTCGGTTGGCGGCTGGAAAATCATCAAAACGATGGGCACCAAAATCTTCAAAATCGAGCCGATCAACGGCTTCGCGGCCGACATTTCGGCGGCCTCCGTCATTTTCTCGGCTACGCTGCTGCACCTGCCGGTCAGCACCACACATGCGATTACCCCGGCGATCCTGGGCGTAGGCGCTGCGAAACGCTTCTCCGCTGTGCGCTGGTCACTTGCCGGACGAATCGTGATCACCTGGTTCATTACCATTCCGATTTCCGCCGTTTTGGCTGGTTTGATCTACAAGCTGCTGTTCGGCTGGTCTTGA
- a CDS encoding copper amine oxidase N-terminal domain-containing protein, translating into MQMRKILPAILLTGALTLAASTLLPTASPAHAASAALSIQIDGAAVQSDVKPVLSHNRTLVPLRVISENLGAKVNWSNSQVTFTKGDLKVTLKPGSTSAVKNGKTVQLDAKPYIQKNRVMVPLRFLAETFGCKVGYSSGGSSTITISTTPLVIGQTPVKALQYEYHMTMGGVISQISGNAYNQTIYDLLEQNKGAKVDAPANYSWMPNIDVPGSYYKLGQYDFLDKQGNSIKRYDIYDLVGAFPAEELAGFEKDLLYDVTEDQWYIFSPSAAETIYEQINTASRNGFLKEISNTVV; encoded by the coding sequence ATGCAAATGAGAAAAATACTCCCGGCCATCCTGCTTACAGGAGCGCTGACCCTGGCAGCCAGCACGCTGCTCCCTACTGCTTCCCCTGCCCATGCAGCCTCTGCCGCTCTATCCATCCAAATTGACGGAGCAGCTGTTCAGTCCGACGTGAAACCCGTGCTCAGCCACAACCGGACGTTGGTGCCGCTGCGTGTGATCAGCGAGAATTTGGGCGCCAAGGTAAACTGGTCCAATTCGCAGGTTACTTTTACTAAAGGAGACCTAAAGGTCACGCTGAAACCCGGCAGCACTTCCGCCGTAAAAAATGGCAAAACGGTTCAGCTTGACGCCAAACCGTATATCCAAAAGAACCGCGTCATGGTTCCGCTGCGCTTCCTTGCCGAAACGTTCGGCTGCAAGGTCGGCTACAGCAGCGGCGGATCGTCCACAATCACAATCAGCACTACGCCCCTTGTCATCGGCCAAACCCCGGTGAAAGCTTTGCAGTACGAATACCATATGACCATGGGCGGCGTGATCTCGCAAATTAGCGGCAACGCTTATAACCAAACGATTTATGATCTGTTAGAACAAAATAAAGGCGCCAAGGTTGACGCCCCTGCTAACTATTCCTGGATGCCAAACATTGATGTGCCCGGCTCTTATTATAAATTGGGGCAATATGATTTCCTGGACAAACAAGGCAACAGCATCAAGCGCTATGACATCTATGATCTGGTTGGAGCATTCCCTGCTGAAGAATTAGCCGGATTTGAGAAAGACTTGCTTTACGACGTAACGGAAGATCAATGGTACATTTTCAGTCCTTCTGCTGCAGAAACCATTTACGAGCAAATCAATACGGCGTCACGGAACGGATTCCTGAAGGAGATTAGCAATACAGTGGTTTAA
- a CDS encoding SOS response-associated peptidase: MCQRFSMAADLPEVQQHFQIDRVMVYYKNRYNISPTQPTSVVLQQNGERILDEFRWGFMPYWGKDAVNADLRNVHGNPSYRKIVDQQRCVIPCNGLYYWRQEGKKSYPVRVVMKDQSMFGVAGLYEIWRDTRGEPLRTCTLVMTEANLLIGEFESRMPAILSQEDIARWLDEDTNDLDALHPILRPHAAEEMNVYAVTPRVGGNQHDDEECIREMDLQQAWVKP, translated from the coding sequence ATGTGTCAACGTTTCTCGATGGCGGCAGATCTGCCGGAGGTTCAGCAGCATTTTCAGATTGATCGGGTGATGGTTTACTATAAGAACCGCTATAACATTAGTCCGACCCAACCTACGTCGGTGGTGCTGCAGCAGAACGGGGAGCGGATTCTGGACGAATTCCGCTGGGGATTTATGCCCTATTGGGGCAAAGATGCGGTTAACGCCGATCTCCGCAATGTGCACGGCAATCCGAGCTACCGCAAAATCGTGGACCAGCAGCGGTGCGTCATTCCGTGCAACGGTTTGTATTACTGGCGGCAGGAAGGCAAAAAGAGTTACCCGGTCCGGGTAGTCATGAAGGACCAAAGCATGTTCGGCGTAGCCGGTCTGTATGAAATTTGGCGGGATACGCGCGGGGAGCCGCTCCGCACCTGCACGCTGGTCATGACGGAAGCCAATCTGCTGATTGGAGAGTTCGAAAGCCGGATGCCGGCTATTTTGAGCCAGGAGGATATCGCCCGCTGGCTTGATGAGGATACCAATGATCTGGATGCCCTGCATCCGATCCTGCGGCCTCATGCGGCGGAAGAGATGAATGTTTACGCAGTGACGCCAAGGGTTGGCGGTAATCAGCATGATGACGAGGAATGTATCCGGGAGATGGATCTGCAGCAGGCTTGGGTGAAGCCTTAA
- the corA gene encoding magnesium/cobalt transporter CorA, whose amino-acid sequence MIRTLSILPNNEIVEGSGLDGLDLEASEWVWVDFGQPTEEECKLLDSYFHFHPLAIEDCVLHNLQRPKLDVYEDVRFYVLHAIDPESLKAREVNLFVGERLIVSFHKHKLEEVEQAWEQMIGWIRGGRDLRQGPMAAAYAVIDDLVDSYFPSLYSIEDELADIESLGEKESVEQLMNQVFDLRGRLLKLRRSVVPMRDLLYRIINSQHLQEQGMHRAYFADIYDHLLKLSDMIEADREMTADLRDSYISLNSNRMNGIMKTLTVITTIFMPLTLIAGIYGMNFDHMPELHYVYGYFTVLLFMAGLSLWMVLWFNRRGWFK is encoded by the coding sequence ATGATTCGCACTTTATCTATTTTACCTAATAATGAGATTGTAGAAGGCAGCGGCCTGGATGGGCTTGATCTGGAGGCCTCCGAGTGGGTTTGGGTCGATTTCGGCCAGCCGACGGAGGAGGAGTGTAAGCTGCTGGACAGCTATTTTCACTTTCACCCGCTGGCGATTGAGGACTGCGTGCTGCACAATTTGCAGCGGCCAAAGCTGGATGTTTATGAGGATGTGAGGTTTTACGTGCTGCACGCGATCGATCCGGAGAGCCTGAAGGCAAGGGAAGTGAATCTGTTTGTGGGCGAGAGGCTGATCGTTTCCTTCCATAAACACAAGCTTGAGGAGGTAGAGCAGGCCTGGGAGCAGATGATCGGCTGGATCAGGGGAGGACGGGATCTGCGTCAGGGCCCGATGGCGGCCGCTTATGCGGTGATCGACGATCTGGTGGACTCGTATTTTCCAAGTCTGTATTCGATAGAAGACGAGCTTGCGGACATTGAATCACTGGGGGAAAAAGAGTCGGTCGAGCAGCTGATGAACCAGGTGTTCGACCTGAGGGGGCGGCTGCTAAAGCTGCGCCGTTCGGTAGTGCCGATGCGTGATCTGCTGTACCGGATCATCAACTCCCAGCATCTGCAGGAACAGGGGATGCACCGGGCTTATTTTGCAGATATTTATGATCACCTGCTCAAGCTGTCTGATATGATCGAAGCGGACCGTGAGATGACGGCCGATCTACGCGACTCCTACATCTCGCTGAACTCGAACCGCATGAATGGCATCATGAAGACACTGACGGTGATCACGACGATCTTTATGCCGCTTACGCTGATCGCCGGGATTTACGGGATGAACTTCGATCATATGCCGGAGCTTCATTATGTTTATGGTTATTTTACGGTGCTGCTGTTTATGGCCGGCTTGTCCCTATGGATGGTGCTGTGGTTTAACCGGCGGGGCTGGTTTAAGTAG
- a CDS encoding YerC/YecD family TrpR-related protein, whose product MQLKKLNDTSIDQLFEAILTLDNLEECYVFFDDLCTVNEIQSMAQRLEVARMLGKGCTYNQIEAETGASTATISRVKRCLNYGNDGYKMTLDRLDR is encoded by the coding sequence GTGCAGCTCAAGAAATTGAATGATACCAGCATTGATCAATTATTCGAAGCAATTCTTACTCTTGATAACCTCGAAGAATGTTACGTCTTCTTTGACGATCTTTGTACTGTGAACGAAATCCAGTCCATGGCCCAGCGGCTTGAAGTGGCCCGCATGCTTGGCAAAGGCTGTACGTATAATCAAATCGAAGCCGAGACAGGCGCCAGCACGGCTACGATTTCCCGTGTCAAACGCTGCCTGAACTATGGCAACGACGGATATAAAATGACATTGGATCGGCTGGACCGCTAA
- a CDS encoding sirohydrochlorin chelatase, which produces MQPGVLIISHGSPDDAWIKLVDDAVATLKLPTGIPVEASFLETDGDRSIQHGIDRLEAAGAADLIVVPLFVSSGSTHIDELCYALGLKPEPELETDLERFRIGAGVRVLFGTPMDDDPRIAHMVWNKVRGLSRDPDREVVVLVGHGSGHDGFRQRWEAGMASLAASVQAISGVAAADYGLLRTDTVREKVSEWVNKGYEVIVAPLFLSAGYFTKQVIPSRLEGLTYRYNGEALLPHPELGDWIRDQISNIMKR; this is translated from the coding sequence ATGCAGCCAGGCGTTCTCATTATCAGCCACGGTTCTCCGGACGACGCTTGGATCAAGCTCGTCGACGACGCCGTGGCAACCTTGAAGCTTCCAACCGGAATTCCGGTGGAAGCTTCTTTCTTGGAGACGGACGGGGACCGAAGTATCCAGCACGGTATCGACCGGCTGGAGGCGGCTGGCGCCGCTGACTTGATCGTCGTTCCGTTGTTTGTCTCTTCCGGCAGCACGCATATCGATGAGCTGTGCTATGCGCTGGGTTTGAAGCCGGAGCCGGAGCTCGAGACGGATCTGGAGCGTTTTCGGATCGGAGCCGGGGTGCGGGTGCTGTTTGGCACCCCGATGGACGACGATCCGCGGATTGCGCACATGGTCTGGAACAAGGTGCGCGGGCTTTCCCGGGATCCGGACCGGGAAGTGGTGGTTCTGGTCGGGCACGGAAGCGGGCATGACGGCTTCCGGCAGCGCTGGGAGGCAGGGATGGCCTCCCTGGCGGCCAGCGTGCAGGCCATCAGCGGCGTTGCTGCCGCCGATTATGGCCTGCTGCGGACGGACACCGTGCGTGAGAAGGTGTCCGAATGGGTTAATAAGGGCTACGAGGTAATCGTGGCGCCGTTATTTTTGAGCGCGGGGTATTTCACGAAGCAGGTGATCCCGTCCAGGCTGGAAGGCCTGACCTACCGCTATAATGGCGAGGCTCTGCTGCCTCACCCGGAGCTGGGTGACTGGATACGGGACCAAATCTCGAATATAATGAAGAGATGA
- a CDS encoding diacylglycerol kinase, translated as MKRARLIYNPSSGREEIRRLLPDILNRLDLAGIETSCHATNGEGDATREAADAVYRGYDIIIAAGGDGTLNEVVNGMAGKENLPPLGVFPMGTTNDFARAMGISRRWEDYCDLVINGATRPIDIGKANDRYFINIAGGGSLTQLTYEVPSRLKTMIGQLAYYMKGIEKMVNLSPTELTITADGYEQMHGEFMMFLIANTNSVGGFEKLAPDARIDDGLLDVIAVKRCNLPEFIRLVTMALRGDHFNDSHVVYFKTKRMEITSPGPVLLNLDGELGGQLPGVFEILPSHMQIFA; from the coding sequence ATGAAAAGAGCCAGATTAATATATAATCCTTCATCCGGACGTGAAGAGATCAGAAGGCTGCTTCCGGATATTCTGAACCGGCTGGATTTGGCCGGCATTGAAACGTCCTGCCACGCCACCAACGGCGAAGGCGACGCGACCCGCGAAGCGGCGGATGCCGTGTACCGCGGTTATGACATTATCATCGCGGCCGGGGGCGACGGCACCCTCAATGAGGTTGTAAATGGCATGGCGGGCAAGGAGAACCTGCCGCCGCTGGGTGTTTTTCCAATGGGCACAACCAACGACTTCGCCCGCGCCATGGGCATCTCCAGACGCTGGGAGGACTACTGCGATCTGGTGATTAACGGCGCAACGCGGCCGATTGATATCGGAAAAGCGAACGACCGTTATTTTATCAATATCGCCGGGGGCGGTTCCTTGACTCAGCTGACCTACGAGGTGCCAAGCCGCCTGAAGACAATGATCGGGCAGCTGGCCTATTATATGAAGGGCATCGAGAAAATGGTGAATCTCTCCCCGACCGAGCTGACGATTACGGCCGACGGCTATGAGCAGATGCACGGGGAGTTTATGATGTTCCTGATCGCCAATACGAACTCCGTGGGCGGCTTCGAGAAGCTGGCGCCGGACGCGCGCATCGACGACGGCCTGCTCGACGTGATCGCGGTCAAACGCTGCAACCTGCCGGAGTTTATCAGGCTGGTGACGATGGCGCTGCGGGGCGACCATTTTAACGATTCGCATGTTGTGTACTTCAAGACGAAACGGATGGAGATCACTTCTCCAGGCCCGGTTCTTCTGAACCTGGACGGGGAGCTTGGCGGCCAACTGCCTGGCGTGTTCGAGATTTTGCCGTCGCATATGCAGATTTTTGCTTGA
- the rlmD gene encoding 23S rRNA (uracil(1939)-C(5))-methyltransferase RlmD, giving the protein MKNNRGRTRAGASSGRGGRSSGGNRSNTAAVAEWNLPVTKNEDYTIEIIGMNHDGEGVGRAEGYTLFVAGALPGEKVRVKVISTKKQFGYAKLLDVLEASPDRVAAPCPIYDQCGGCQLQHMSYAGQLAWKRQRVVDALERIGKLRVQGSAGIGADAEANVGASTDAAAEVNADGSADLKANVNASAGAGVVNDVSAGNSSSTSESAGGLNTDNPSDSFANSADSVQNDAGAQGPVIGRGEGILVRDTLGMDEPWRYRNKAQVPIGVAEGGLVGGFYARNSHRIIDMETCLIQHEHNDEVVSRVKAIGRELGISAYNEETGRGLLRHVVVKKAFRTGEIMLVLVTNGRDIPHKDEWIGLIREQIADVASICQNVNTKQTNVIFGDETRILWGRDVIYDYIGDVQFAISARSFYQVNPVQTEVLYGKTVEYAGLTGKETVIDAYCGIGTISLFLAQHADQVYGVEIVKEAIEDARSNAQLNNMNNVKFEVGASEDVIPRWKEQGIEADVIVVDPPRKGCDPRLLDTILEMKPERVVYVSCNASTLARDLAVLEEGGYRTVEVTPVDMFPHTVHVESVALLVRN; this is encoded by the coding sequence ATGAAAAACAACCGGGGCCGAACACGCGCAGGCGCGTCATCCGGACGGGGCGGGCGTTCTTCGGGCGGTAATCGCAGCAACACTGCGGCCGTCGCCGAATGGAACCTGCCAGTAACGAAAAACGAGGATTACACCATAGAGATCATCGGTATGAATCACGACGGGGAAGGGGTAGGCCGCGCGGAGGGCTATACCCTTTTTGTTGCGGGCGCTTTGCCGGGCGAGAAGGTACGGGTCAAGGTGATTAGCACGAAAAAACAATTCGGCTACGCCAAACTCCTGGACGTGCTGGAAGCCAGCCCGGACCGCGTGGCGGCGCCATGCCCGATCTACGACCAGTGCGGCGGCTGCCAGCTGCAGCATATGAGCTACGCCGGCCAGCTGGCCTGGAAACGCCAGCGCGTTGTCGATGCGCTGGAGCGGATCGGGAAGCTGCGGGTGCAGGGGAGTGCGGGGATTGGAGCGGATGCAGAGGCGAACGTTGGGGCGAGTACCGATGCAGCTGCCGAGGTGAACGCTGACGGGAGTGCGGATTTAAAAGCGAATGTTAATGCGAGTGCTGGTGCTGGTGTGGTTAATGACGTGAGTGCTGGGAATAGTTCCAGTACATCCGAAAGCGCTGGTGGCCTGAATACGGACAATCCTTCTGATAGCTTCGCAAACTCGGCTGATTCGGTTCAGAATGATGCAGGAGCACAGGGGCCGGTCATAGGCAGGGGTGAGGGCATCCTTGTCCGCGACACGCTTGGCATGGACGAGCCTTGGCGCTACCGCAACAAAGCCCAGGTGCCGATCGGCGTAGCCGAAGGCGGCCTGGTTGGCGGTTTCTACGCGCGGAACAGTCACCGGATCATCGACATGGAAACCTGTCTCATCCAGCACGAGCATAACGACGAAGTCGTCTCTCGCGTCAAAGCGATCGGCCGCGAGCTCGGCATCTCGGCCTATAATGAAGAAACCGGCCGCGGTCTGCTCCGCCACGTTGTGGTGAAGAAAGCCTTCCGCACCGGCGAAATCATGCTCGTCCTCGTCACCAACGGGCGGGACATCCCGCACAAGGACGAATGGATCGGCCTGATCCGTGAACAGATTGCCGATGTGGCGAGCATCTGCCAAAACGTCAACACGAAGCAGACTAACGTCATCTTCGGTGACGAAACCCGCATCCTCTGGGGCCGCGATGTCATTTACGATTACATCGGCGATGTGCAATTTGCCATTTCGGCGCGTTCTTTTTACCAGGTGAACCCGGTCCAAACGGAAGTGCTCTATGGCAAAACGGTGGAGTACGCCGGCCTGACCGGCAAAGAAACCGTCATCGACGCCTATTGCGGCATCGGCACGATTTCCCTGTTCCTGGCGCAGCATGCGGACCAGGTGTACGGCGTGGAGATCGTCAAAGAAGCGATTGAAGATGCGCGCAGCAATGCCCAGCTTAACAATATGAACAATGTGAAGTTTGAGGTCGGCGCATCCGAAGACGTCATTCCGCGCTGGAAAGAGCAGGGGATTGAGGCGGATGTTATTGTGGTAGATCCACCGCGTAAAGGCTGCGACCCACGCTTGCTGGATACGATCCTCGAAATGAAGCCGGAACGTGTGGTGTATGTGTCGTGCAATGCCTCGACCTTGGCGCGGGATTTGGCGGTGCTGGAGGAAGGCGGGTACCGGACGGTGGAGGTGACGCCGGTGGACATGTTCCCGCATACGGTGCATGTGGAGTCGGTGGCCTTGTTAGTCAGAAATTAA